A region from the Rufibacter sp. DG15C genome encodes:
- a CDS encoding circadian clock KaiB family protein, translating into MAKYRIQLYISGETQTTIKAKGMMDSICTDHLKGDCDIEVIDILVDPEKAEEEGIMAIPTLIRKSPLPEIRLIGALTIKTRIITGLGIEMEDVEG; encoded by the coding sequence ATGGCTAAATATAGAATACAGCTTTATATAAGCGGCGAGACGCAGACCACCATCAAGGCCAAGGGGATGATGGACAGTATCTGCACAGATCACCTTAAGGGAGACTGTGATATAGAAGTGATTGACATCTTAGTTGATCCGGAGAAAGCTGAGGAGGAGGGAATCATGGCCATTCCTACATTGATTAGAAAATCACCTTTGCCAGAGATTAGACTTATAGGTGCTTTGACCATCAAAACCAGAATCATTACAGGCCTTGGGATTGAGATGGAGGATGTAGAAGGGTAG